In Gemmatimonadaceae bacterium, a single genomic region encodes these proteins:
- a CDS encoding PadR family transcriptional regulator, whose product MTDGMPVQKGNLDMLVLKALSWDEMHGFEILEWLERRSGGRLDIDDSAVYQALHRLEERELVRAEWGVSDKNRQVRFYRLTAPGRAQLRADTSRWTEYAQMLIEIMRGERKPA is encoded by the coding sequence ATGACCGACGGTATGCCCGTACAGAAGGGCAACCTGGATATGCTCGTGCTCAAGGCCCTCTCGTGGGACGAGATGCACGGCTTCGAAATCCTGGAATGGCTCGAGCGGCGCTCCGGTGGCCGCCTCGACATCGACGACAGCGCTGTCTATCAAGCGCTGCACCGATTGGAGGAGCGCGAGTTGGTGCGCGCCGAGTGGGGCGTGAGCGACAAGAATCGGCAGGTGCGCTTCTATCGGCTCACGGCGCCCGGCCGCGCGCAGCTCCGCGCCGACACGTCGCGGTGGACCGAGTACGCGCAGATGCTGATCGAGATCATGCGCGGCGAACGGAAGCCGGCGTAG